A stretch of the Archangium violaceum genome encodes the following:
- a CDS encoding cytochrome c family protein has protein sequence MPPLPIPLGRLVLPGLLFLGACVSRPSIQEPAGTEARTAPPVAKDSSARAPAPRFSCSGTQNIQFGPNVPPDVSRVTSQLDANCFAWSEFISLNWPAAAILPDGGTTGASFGAPGDLGAVQWQTFMSTEQLFLPDGGTPPPWGTPSRISEDCLAEANVSPEQASSMLALNVVSKFETQFSSGSGNQAFPRDLPAWLGASHGTNVWYEVRISEPEYTYIVDAGLYNAANQLALVDGGAGSPIVNPMGSWQPNTMGALELKAAWMEVPNPQDSRWNAYKLSPAVVVEPATQKCRATTVALVGLHIIHKTVTQPTWVWATFEHVNNAPDHGADAGTTSWNFYDSQCKPRTIALDKSCSVDGGTSVTVGCTPNEPPPYWLGGGCPAPVPIQVTRVTPIESTAQERSINPRK, from the coding sequence ATGCCCCCACTTCCCATCCCGCTCGGGCGTCTGGTGCTCCCGGGGCTCCTCTTTCTCGGGGCCTGCGTCAGCCGTCCGTCCATCCAGGAGCCGGCGGGCACCGAGGCCCGGACGGCTCCTCCGGTGGCCAAGGACTCCTCGGCCCGCGCCCCCGCCCCGCGGTTTTCGTGCAGCGGCACCCAGAACATCCAGTTCGGTCCCAACGTCCCGCCGGATGTGAGCCGTGTCACCAGCCAGCTCGACGCGAATTGCTTCGCCTGGTCGGAGTTCATCTCCCTGAACTGGCCGGCCGCCGCCATCCTGCCGGATGGTGGAACGACGGGCGCCTCCTTCGGCGCGCCCGGCGATCTCGGGGCGGTTCAATGGCAGACGTTCATGAGCACGGAGCAACTCTTCCTGCCGGACGGCGGGACGCCACCTCCGTGGGGCACTCCGTCAAGGATCTCCGAGGACTGTCTGGCCGAGGCGAACGTCAGCCCGGAGCAGGCCAGCTCGATGCTGGCGCTGAACGTGGTTTCGAAGTTCGAGACCCAGTTCTCCTCGGGGAGCGGCAATCAGGCGTTCCCTCGCGATCTCCCCGCGTGGCTGGGCGCCAGCCATGGCACCAACGTCTGGTACGAGGTCCGGATCAGCGAGCCTGAATACACGTATATCGTGGACGCGGGGCTCTACAACGCGGCCAACCAACTGGCCCTGGTGGATGGGGGCGCGGGGAGCCCCATCGTGAACCCGATGGGTTCGTGGCAGCCGAATACGATGGGTGCTCTCGAGCTGAAGGCGGCGTGGATGGAGGTGCCCAATCCCCAGGACAGCCGGTGGAATGCGTACAAGCTTTCCCCGGCGGTGGTGGTGGAGCCGGCGACCCAGAAGTGCCGGGCCACCACGGTGGCGCTGGTGGGTCTGCACATCATCCACAAGACGGTCACCCAGCCCACCTGGGTATGGGCGACCTTCGAGCATGTGAACAACGCGCCCGACCACGGCGCCGACGCCGGGACGACGAGCTGGAACTTCTACGATTCCCAGTGCAAGCCACGGACGATCGCTCTGGACAAGTCCTGCTCGGTGGACGGCGGCACCTCGGTCACGGTGGGCTGTACGCCGAACGAGCCGCCCCCCTACTGGCTCGGTGGCGGCTGCCCGGCTCCGGTCCCCATCCAGGTGACTCGGGTGACACCCATCGAGTCGACCGCTCAAGAGCGCTCGATAAATCCCAGGAAGTGA
- a CDS encoding transposase, producing the protein MSQKKARAAEGRVRTKEPDRSQGWLFKQMPEQLVEPEHPVRVVAAAVEALDLRGFLAGAKAVEGHAGRPVTSPRLLLALWVYGIEQGVGTATELARRCEEDRAYQWLAGGVKVSHDKLSQFRVEHLEVLQQVFTDVLSVLLQQGLVSLEQVAQDGTRVRASASAPSFRREQSLRECQEQAELHLQAVLAQKDDPELTRGQQATREAKARDYQARVDAALEAIKQQQARKKGADKEKVRASSTDADARVMKMADGGFRPAYNLQFAVAGEALGGPRTIVGVEVTNQGSDMGSVSPMVEQIEQRTGQVPEPRAGRWRPCHVRRREAVRGQGG; encoded by the coding sequence GTGAGCCAGAAGAAAGCGCGGGCAGCAGAGGGAAGAGTCCGGACGAAAGAGCCGGACAGGTCGCAAGGCTGGCTGTTCAAGCAGATGCCGGAGCAGTTGGTGGAGCCGGAGCACCCGGTGCGGGTAGTGGCGGCGGCGGTGGAGGCGTTGGACCTGAGAGGCTTTCTGGCCGGGGCCAAGGCGGTGGAGGGACATGCGGGACGCCCGGTGACAAGTCCCCGGTTGCTGTTGGCGCTGTGGGTGTACGGGATTGAGCAGGGAGTGGGGACGGCGACGGAGCTGGCGCGCCGGTGCGAGGAGGACAGGGCGTACCAGTGGCTGGCCGGTGGAGTGAAGGTGAGCCACGACAAGCTGAGCCAGTTCCGGGTGGAGCACCTGGAGGTGTTGCAGCAGGTGTTTACCGACGTGCTCTCGGTGCTGTTGCAGCAGGGGCTGGTGAGTTTGGAGCAGGTGGCGCAGGACGGCACGCGGGTGAGGGCCAGTGCCTCGGCGCCTTCGTTCCGGCGGGAGCAGTCGCTGCGGGAGTGCCAGGAGCAGGCCGAGCTGCACTTGCAAGCGGTGCTGGCGCAGAAGGACGACCCGGAGCTGACGCGTGGGCAGCAGGCGACACGAGAGGCCAAGGCGCGTGACTACCAGGCGCGGGTGGACGCGGCGCTGGAGGCGATAAAGCAACAGCAGGCCAGGAAGAAGGGGGCGGACAAGGAGAAGGTGCGCGCCTCCTCCACGGATGCGGATGCACGGGTGATGAAGATGGCCGATGGGGGTTTCCGACCCGCCTACAACCTGCAATTCGCGGTGGCTGGGGAGGCGCTGGGAGGGCCGCGAACGATTGTGGGAGTGGAAGTCACCAACCAGGGCAGCGACATGGGCAGCGTGAGCCCCATGGTGGAGCAGATTGAGCAACGCACGGGCCAGGTGCCCGAGCCGCGTGCTGGCCGATGGCGGCCATGCCACGTGCGCAGACGTGAAGCAGTGCGCGGCCAAGGGGGTTGA
- a CDS encoding transposase → MKQCAAKGVEALISVPERMAQAGQQGDHSPEVEAWRERMRTDEAKEQYKARAGLVENVNAQVKGRYGLTQVTVRGLDKVKCVALLVALAHNLAAHGQPLVDALLARQSALAEPAHLLELAPGNAASLGGGISPVPVDQVTALPAGF, encoded by the coding sequence GTGAAGCAGTGCGCGGCCAAGGGGGTTGAAGCGCTCATTTCGGTGCCCGAGCGCATGGCCCAGGCCGGGCAGCAGGGGGACCATTCCCCCGAGGTAGAGGCGTGGCGTGAGCGCATGCGCACCGACGAGGCCAAGGAGCAGTACAAGGCCCGCGCCGGCCTGGTGGAGAACGTCAACGCGCAGGTGAAGGGGCGCTATGGCCTGACGCAGGTGACGGTGCGGGGGCTGGACAAGGTGAAGTGTGTCGCCTTGCTGGTGGCCCTGGCGCACAACCTGGCCGCACACGGCCAGCCTCTGGTGGATGCGCTGCTGGCGCGCCAGAGCGCGCTTGCCGAGCCGGCTCACCTCCTCGAGCTGGCTCCAGGCAACGCGGCCTCTCTCGGTGGCGGCATCAGTCCGGTGCCGGTGGACCAGGTCACCGCCTTGCCTGCTGGCTTCTGA
- a CDS encoding ArsR/SmtB family transcription factor yields MAPFQLSQPTISKHLKVLEHAGLVSRGRDAQFRPVRRNAAPLTGATTAASGRRASTSSTST; encoded by the coding sequence GTGGCGCCTTTCCAGCTCAGCCAGCCCACCATCTCGAAGCATCTGAAGGTGCTCGAGCACGCGGGGCTCGTCTCGCGGGGCCGCGATGCCCAGTTCCGCCCCGTGCGCCGCAACGCGGCGCCGCTCACGGGGGCGACCACCGCCGCTTCTGGGAGGAGAGCTTCGACCAGCTCGACGAGTACGTGA
- the sitI6 gene encoding SitI6 family double-CXXCG motif immunity protein: MKFHELERDSSPRYTGNLNAVHKWGLPGVERCPVCDLPPEEYTMGQYPCVDLSGLPPGDQEKLLDSWPVPHEELIRLRELVRPLAPSYAVLTSGARFGPLQGSGLGYFGQLVMQNPWSLCMRREALEQLQGAGVRGLDRSQSRARSCSAHLGDGRPHAPQGRRRRIAPRGTSRRHHPSDVAGVETSALTPYRSWRLSSSASPPSRSI; this comes from the coding sequence ATGAAATTCCACGAGCTGGAGCGAGACTCATCGCCCCGCTACACGGGCAACCTGAACGCTGTCCACAAGTGGGGGCTGCCCGGTGTGGAGCGCTGCCCTGTCTGTGATTTACCGCCAGAGGAATATACGATGGGCCAATACCCGTGCGTGGACTTGTCGGGTCTGCCGCCCGGGGACCAGGAGAAGCTATTGGATTCCTGGCCCGTTCCGCACGAGGAGCTCATCCGGCTTCGCGAGCTGGTGCGCCCCCTGGCGCCTTCCTACGCCGTGCTGACATCGGGAGCGCGCTTCGGCCCGCTTCAGGGAAGCGGCCTGGGCTACTTCGGCCAGCTCGTCATGCAGAACCCCTGGTCCCTCTGCATGCGCCGCGAGGCCCTGGAGCAATTGCAGGGCGCGGGCGTGCGGGGCCTCGATAGGTCTCAGTCCCGAGCAAGAAGCTGCTCTGCTCACCTCGGAGATGGAAGGCCTCACGCGCCGCAAGGCCGTAGGCGTCGAATAGCTCCTCGAGGAACTTCTCGAAGGCACCACCCCTCGGATGTGGCAGGTGTCGAAACGAGCGCTTTGACACCTTATCGCTCGTGGCGCCTTTCCAGCTCAGCCAGCCCACCATCTCGAAGCATCTGA
- a CDS encoding HEAT repeat domain-containing protein: MFKTLLGHPDAEQFIREFQEEHQSEVEFLLRQRQRCFHAPDRSWLDAEQMEARLDRHMDALRAGGHVALRSARQLIAEGDMGQFMAAVHVLASLAPEESSISRVLEVRIESDEELLPSWFEAIALARHPEWVSVCIQAALHERPLIRATAARLLGYRREGEHEHLIRLLREDADSKVRSTAALSLAHLGYGPALPLVEQSLSHLPPDDAEPMLRAALLLGSSRALQVCRQLCQSNTPSPPLVRLLALAGREQDVPLLRRLCARSSLASSAFEALGILGIASTIPELIEHLASPQLALRLAAASALALVTGAGLTQKVHIPDEEDEDAPDRAVEQPSTDEKAWRHWWKDHASHFQKAMRFRHGRPFSPTACLDELEAARSSFQVRARATLELALLLGQAPSIEPDWPIHRQRQVLVRWRRLLRTK; this comes from the coding sequence ATGTTCAAGACGCTCCTGGGCCACCCTGACGCCGAACAGTTCATCCGCGAGTTCCAGGAAGAGCATCAATCCGAGGTGGAATTCCTCTTGCGGCAGCGACAGCGCTGCTTTCATGCACCAGACCGTTCCTGGTTGGACGCGGAGCAGATGGAAGCCCGGCTCGATCGCCACATGGACGCCCTGCGCGCTGGAGGTCACGTGGCGCTCCGGAGTGCCCGCCAGCTCATCGCCGAGGGCGACATGGGGCAGTTCATGGCCGCCGTCCACGTCCTGGCATCGCTTGCTCCCGAGGAATCCTCCATCTCACGCGTGCTGGAGGTCCGAATAGAATCCGACGAGGAACTCCTGCCTTCCTGGTTCGAGGCGATCGCACTCGCACGGCATCCAGAATGGGTGTCCGTCTGCATCCAGGCAGCCCTTCACGAGCGCCCCCTCATCCGAGCCACAGCCGCGCGTCTTCTCGGTTACCGTCGGGAAGGTGAGCATGAGCACCTCATCCGCTTGCTACGTGAGGATGCCGACTCCAAGGTCCGTAGTACCGCCGCCCTATCCCTCGCCCACCTGGGCTACGGGCCCGCACTGCCTCTCGTCGAGCAGTCCCTGAGCCACCTTCCACCGGACGACGCCGAGCCGATGCTGCGAGCCGCCCTGCTCCTGGGCTCATCCAGAGCCCTGCAGGTCTGCCGTCAGCTCTGCCAGTCCAACACCCCATCTCCTCCGCTCGTGCGCTTGCTCGCGCTCGCCGGCAGAGAACAGGATGTGCCACTCCTACGCCGGCTCTGCGCGCGCTCCTCCCTGGCCTCGTCCGCATTCGAGGCACTCGGCATCTTGGGGATCGCTTCCACCATCCCTGAGCTCATCGAGCACCTCGCGTCGCCTCAGCTCGCGCTCCGGCTCGCCGCCGCTTCCGCATTGGCGCTCGTCACTGGAGCAGGATTGACCCAGAAAGTGCATATTCCCGATGAGGAGGACGAGGACGCTCCAGACCGAGCGGTCGAGCAACCGAGTACTGATGAGAAAGCATGGCGCCACTGGTGGAAGGACCATGCCTCCCACTTCCAGAAAGCCATGCGCTTTCGTCATGGCCGCCCCTTCTCACCAACAGCATGCCTCGACGAGCTGGAGGCAGCTCGCAGTTCCTTCCAAGTGCGCGCTCGAGCAACCCTCGAGCTGGCGCTTCTCTTGGGCCAAGCCCCCAGTATCGAGCCGGATTGGCCCATCCACCGCCAACGTCAAGTGCTCGTCCGCTGGCGGCGACTCCTGCGCACGAAGTGA
- a CDS encoding DUF4150 domain-containing protein yields MKAFVNGRSVVHQGDGLTNTCPAPDVCKTPSPGGPVPVPYVNIAKDSDLANGSTSVEIEGHSIALANSYLSTSTGDEPGTAGGGLISAKTKGRMSWASSSIDVKVEGRGVVRFMDICRHNGNADNTGGEPQLGGGYMGSYPNTDEPVCPHCGKPMADHPPFDIPQTQESRDKTARMIAALESGYGQGIQKPGNRRGKMVGVLITDCPGPPPHQDTYAAVSGPPSNPATPQPLDGWEDVARAAGFKPSVYPDGFVNLPSSKPITVKRKNGGNEPGNCAAQKLIQQAAKRGCSPLAMTEAWCGGSKSGHTHNHSIESCDSCKLAIPQMLCAAQPST; encoded by the coding sequence ATGAAGGCATTCGTCAACGGCCGTTCCGTGGTGCATCAAGGAGATGGGCTGACCAATACCTGCCCGGCGCCAGATGTATGCAAGACGCCGAGTCCGGGTGGGCCCGTGCCGGTGCCGTACGTCAACATCGCGAAGGACAGCGACCTCGCGAATGGCTCCACGAGTGTTGAAATCGAGGGCCACTCCATCGCACTGGCCAACTCCTATCTGAGTACAAGTACGGGCGACGAGCCAGGCACGGCCGGAGGCGGCCTCATCTCGGCGAAGACGAAGGGGAGAATGAGTTGGGCCAGTTCCAGCATTGACGTGAAGGTGGAGGGGAGAGGTGTCGTCCGTTTCATGGACATCTGCCGGCACAATGGCAACGCGGACAATACAGGTGGGGAGCCGCAGCTCGGCGGTGGGTACATGGGGAGCTACCCGAACACAGACGAGCCTGTTTGTCCCCACTGCGGAAAGCCGATGGCCGATCACCCTCCGTTCGATATCCCGCAGACCCAGGAGAGCCGCGACAAGACCGCGAGAATGATCGCGGCTCTCGAATCTGGCTATGGTCAGGGCATCCAGAAGCCCGGCAATCGGCGCGGAAAGATGGTCGGCGTCTTGATCACGGACTGCCCTGGCCCACCTCCCCATCAGGACACCTATGCCGCGGTTTCGGGACCGCCCAGCAATCCGGCCACTCCCCAGCCTTTGGATGGGTGGGAAGACGTGGCTCGCGCCGCCGGATTCAAGCCGTCCGTCTATCCGGATGGCTTTGTCAATCTGCCCAGCAGCAAGCCCATCACGGTCAAGAGGAAGAACGGTGGGAATGAGCCTGGAAACTGCGCAGCACAGAAGCTCATCCAGCAAGCGGCGAAACGGGGTTGTAGCCCGCTCGCAATGACAGAGGCCTGGTGTGGTGGTTCCAAGTCGGGACACACGCACAACCATTCCATCGAGTCCTGCGACAGTTGCAAACTGGCCATCCCCCAGATGCTTTGTGCCGCACAGCCATCCACCTGA
- a CDS encoding DUF2169 family type VI secretion system accessory protein — protein sequence MLGRSWGERMPNLKNLSPFAVADFPSLTKEGLEVLVICAAGRFRLPKAGRPTSEPLEPSDEQPPPPLSDVYWGEPGRSSLRYEAQTAWSRPGTDVYVSGTAWAPGGRPVKEMLAAVRVGPCKKGVQVWGDRFWKNGVLGPRPSEPLPFESMSLLYERSFGGVAQARGDEPPSYEPRNPVGRGFYASVREAVDCPLPNLEDPLRCMEAPTDRQEPAGFGPIARGWQPRLALAGTYDAQWVERRAPLWPRDFEERFFFAAAPGLRTEVPLRGGEQVVLSGFSPDGQYAFPLPRRRLGVKVYFSHRKELRELRLDAVHLEPDEQVLSLIWRATIPAHRQLAAHEYSVVRVLEPWEECFP from the coding sequence ATGCTCGGCCGCTCCTGGGGGGAGAGAATGCCGAACCTGAAGAACCTCAGCCCTTTCGCGGTAGCGGATTTCCCGTCGCTCACGAAGGAGGGGCTCGAGGTTCTGGTGATATGCGCGGCTGGACGTTTCCGGTTGCCGAAAGCAGGTCGACCCACTTCGGAGCCATTGGAGCCGAGCGACGAGCAACCGCCGCCCCCTTTGTCTGATGTGTATTGGGGTGAGCCCGGCCGCTCCAGCCTGAGGTATGAGGCACAAACGGCCTGGAGTCGGCCAGGCACGGATGTGTACGTGTCCGGAACGGCCTGGGCTCCAGGTGGTCGGCCGGTGAAGGAGATGCTCGCGGCGGTTCGAGTGGGACCGTGCAAGAAAGGCGTGCAGGTGTGGGGGGACAGGTTCTGGAAGAACGGAGTGCTGGGCCCTCGGCCCTCCGAGCCTCTGCCCTTCGAGTCCATGTCGCTCCTGTACGAGCGCAGCTTTGGTGGCGTGGCACAGGCGAGAGGAGATGAACCTCCCTCTTATGAGCCACGTAACCCGGTGGGGCGTGGCTTCTACGCCTCGGTGCGCGAGGCGGTGGACTGTCCCCTGCCCAACCTGGAAGACCCGCTGCGGTGCATGGAAGCCCCCACCGACCGCCAGGAACCTGCGGGCTTCGGTCCCATTGCTCGTGGATGGCAGCCCCGGTTGGCGCTAGCCGGAACCTACGATGCGCAGTGGGTGGAGCGGCGGGCTCCATTGTGGCCCCGAGACTTCGAGGAGCGCTTCTTCTTCGCGGCTGCTCCAGGGCTGCGGACGGAGGTGCCCCTACGAGGTGGCGAGCAGGTCGTGCTCTCTGGCTTCTCTCCAGATGGACAGTACGCATTCCCACTGCCACGACGCCGGTTGGGGGTGAAGGTGTACTTCAGCCATCGCAAGGAGTTGCGTGAATTGCGACTGGATGCCGTCCACCTGGAACCCGATGAACAGGTATTGTCGCTCATCTGGCGCGCGACCATTCCCGCACACCGTCAGCTCGCTGCGCACGAATACAGCGTAGTTCGCGTGTTGGAGCCTTGGGAGGAGTGCTTTCCATGA